The genomic DNA CGCTGGAGCAGTTTGAAGGAGGACCATGTGCTGTAATCGCACCTGTCCAGGTACTGTTGTGTTGCTTTACCAAATTAAGATAtgcaagtgttttgtttttttgtttgtttgttttaataagttTGTCATTGAGTCTTCTCTTACACAAtctgagatgtttttgttttgtttttttaacaggcCTTTCTTTTGAAGAATATACTTTTTAACAGAGAAAGCTCCAACTGGAGACAGCTATCAGGTAGCTtcttggagagaaaaaaaagctgcaaactaGCTTTATGGTTTTGTTACAATGTTTGTTTCATATGATTCCCCTTGATATTTGTTAGAGGAAGAACAGAAAACAGCCCTGTGTTCCACGCTGAGTGAAATTCTTGAGTCAGCTTGTGCCAGCCTTTCCACTGGGTTCTGCATGGTGACCTGGGCCAAGGGACATTCCCCACACTCTAGCAAACTCACTTCAACAGAACCAGAGTCACAGGTGCAAACACAAGACAAGCCCGAAAGCAGCAAGCCAGTGCAGGAGCAGCAACCCAGTGAGTGACGTCTATCAATTTCTTGCACGAGATGCATGCATTAGCTCAGTGCTCACTCATTTTACTGAAGTGTTCTAATAgtcaaaaaatctttaaccttttcaagattttgttttgcttgttaaGAGATTGTGTTCTCTTTTGCATAGCTTATTTGGCTGCTGAGGATCTTAGCTTTGAGCGATTTCACAGTGTTCTTCAGTAAGTAACACCAAATATTCTAACATGTTGCATCTTGGCACCTAAATTCACCTGACATGATCCTAACATTGAGCAATGGATTGTGTTTTCTGGAAAGATAAGACCTTACAAATTATTCTTTCACAGTTATttgaatttaacttttttaccaTGCTAAAAATTTGATGACTCAGCGCTTTCCTTGATTacctagtttaaaaaaaaggataagtACACCATATGTTTTAGTGGGCTCACCCAAGTGAAACAGATGCTGTCTGAATTGTTGGATGGACATAAAATTTCATCATGTGTGACCACACTGACCATTGACAGCATAAATTCtgtacagtggagcttgctaactaATGGACAGCTCCAACAGCGAGATTTAAGAATAAAGTAAggtgttttttgttctgtaaatCTTTAGAATATGGTTTTTCTGTTcagcatttgtcttttttttatacattaatAAAAGTCTCAAAGCCCTAAAAATTTTAATGTTAGTCACCTGGTGTCTCATCCTAAAAGAAGGAATGATATGCCTTTACTGTCGTTGCAACAAGTATATAAACAATGAAATTGCCATTTTTCTAGATGGGGAGAAAAATTGAAACGCATGAGGAGAAACAAAGAATATATCTGCCCTGTGCTCTTGTTGGAGTGGAGTATAAGTGTTAGAAGAAAAAGAccccataaaagaaaaaaaggctactggatctgtcttttttttttttttttactcttgattctaaagttgatttttgcttttcagCAAACGAACTGTCCTGTCAGCATCTGATCTCAGAGAAGAGGTGTTGTCTCTCTACCACTCCTGGAGGGGGTGCTGTGGAGTTTTACTTTTCCTCTACTCTGTCATCCTCACCAAGGTAAAAATGTCAAGAATATGCATTTAATAAGCTTCATATGCTtctgatttttctctttttttaatgttttgtttatgcTGTATATATGTAAATAATACAATTAGCAAACCTaatcaatgaatgaatgaattagaACCActgatggtaaaaataaaataaaaaaggagttaCATTCTCTTGCCCTCCAAGAAAATTGCACAtcaatattgtttgtttttgtttgcacagGGCatagaaaacatcagaaatgagATCCAGGACCCAACAGAGCCTCTGATAGACCCTGTGCATGGTCATGGAAGGTATTCAAACACATTCTTGCCTTTTGTCTTCCTCAATTAGGTCTTTTGTGTGATCAGGAATTTATGTTTAACTGTTATTTGATAAACTCAGAATCCCATTAATTCagtatgtctgttttttttaatcttgtgttttgtgtgttgcAGCCAGAGTCTGGTAAACCTCCTTGTAACTGGCCATGCTGTCTCAAACGTTTGGGATGGAGATAGGGAATGTTCTGGCATGAGTAAGATTATAAgcttaaattataaaaaaacagagttactgcatgaaaaaatgtgataatcTGATTTACAAAATAGATAGACGGATATCAGATCTATTGAATAATGTAAAATCAACCACATTTCCCTGGTGTTTTATTTCTAGCTTTAACAAAAACGAAACTGTTTCTATTTTTGGcaacctaaatattttttgtttcttttttgaatctctgttttattacttttagaGCTACATGGAATTCATAAACAAGCATCAGTTGGCTTCCTCACACTAATGGAATCCCTGCGCTACTGCAAGGTACCAACACATCCACAAGACATTGTAGTTTCTATGGTTGATGCTCCTCCTCTAGAGGATTTGGGTTTTGCTTTTCTAGTAAAGCTTGACTGAAAAGAGATTGACAAAAATGATGTAAACAAGTTCAAATGGCAGGAATACAAATAAACGCACAAATGCAGTTTGAGTTTTGGAGCATTTCTAGTGGGTAACACAAACCAAGAGAGAAAATGCAAGCTTTAAAGTATGTTACCTATCGATGACATTTAAGAAGATGAGTGTTCAAGAAACAAATGGTAAtatattctcattttgtttcccTTTGCATGTGCGCctgcatttcttttctttcaggttGGGACATTTTTCAAGTCTCCAAAGTTCCCTATTTGGATTCTTGGCAGTGAAACTCATCTCTCTGTATTTTTCACCAAGGCAAGTTCCAAACACTTCTTCATATGAGAGCCAGCACATTTTTCACACAGCCGACGCACAGAGTGTTACACAAAGCAGTCTCCTCTGCAGGttagaaaaaccaaaataaGGAATGTTCTTAACAGATTTAATATAGTGCAGATCAGATATCAATGTGAGGAAAAGAGGGGAGGCTAAAAGGGAGCGGGAGAAAAATGAGTAAAGGAGGCTGTCATATATGGTTGTTGCTGTTTCTTGGCTTTCCACCCGTTGAGttaggagttttttttactttgctaaaAAGAGCTAAACTAATGAAGCCATTACATAACAATTTCCTTTAACTTTCCAAGTATTTCTGAGCTCTATTTGTTGTTATGGTGTCAGCCGCTTTAGTCTATTGACCTTCAGCAGGTATGAAATTACAATTCAGAAACCAAATGTCAAGGTTAAAACAAGATGATCCAAATGTTGGAAATTGCTTAACATTCAGACGGCATtgaaatcttcatttttatctccttctaagctttaattctggttagACGTCTTGATGGTTCTCTACAGAGTTCTCTGGCTTTTAGATGGTTGGATTGTTGAATTTGAGCTTCTAACTCTTTTTGTTTCAGCCAAAGTTAATTCTAGTTTTTGTTACAAATTGTATTTAGTGAGTCtcatgtttttgggttgtttacGCCCATGGAGAgagtggctgcatcttaaagggaggtgtgtcttgcagttctcttgaggcCATTTAAAGGGGCATCATAAAAATGGAGCATATCATTGTGGTGCATGTGGTAAGTGCATCGTGAAGTACTTATAAGGATAATttaagttacacacacttatgacgtacaggtgatgcttTCATACGGTACCCTTTCACCGCACTCTTGTTGTTAGTAAAGTGTGCGCTGGATTCGTGGTGACTGCACGCAAATGCTGGATGTCCACATGATATGCAAGTCCTCGTAGGACACTCGTAGGATGAAGACAAAAAACTCTGCTCTGATTATCGACTATAATATCCTAAATTCCCACTGTCAGGCTACGGTCAAAGGGCACACATGGAGCATGCACGTATCACTTGAACAGAACTAACAGGCTCCTTGCACTGTATGCACCGTTTGGTGGTggtggtttaaaaaagaaaaatccatatGAATTGCGTCTTACGTATTTCATCCTTATTGGTTAAGTGTTTTCAgttgaaaaaatgtgcattttccTTTTAGAGGTTCACCAAGCGATTTTGATTTTTCCTGCGGGCCACATGCATGCCTCGGACAGGCTTGCCCATTTTCTCCCTGCAAACAGCCCGTGTCCACCCAcgagggcagttgtgactaaggcttaaaacAGACTTAACATGTTTCCACTAGTCGTTTTTACGTACTGGAATCtaaattcatgcaaaaaaaaagactaaatatttttcccctattgttctttttttaactattaaaggttggtctttaacatgtttagtCTTTCAAAGTTCAGTGAATCAACAAGACTATCCTGTCGATCTGTAGTGCATCTGTGATGCTCTCAAACATTCCCTGATATTAGTGCTGAACTTGCACGCCCATGTTAAATCAGTCGGGTATATTATGTGCGTGTGATGTCATGCTGCTGTCGCttatgaaaaatgtttggatgCGTTGTTGGAGCAAATCAATTTGATAAAGACTGCAAAGGAAAATGCTGCAGACATGAACCTCGTTCAAAAAACCACCACTTTTCTATACCATTGATTAAACACTACATTACATGAATAAAGCTGCGGCCCACTAATTGAGTGTATCATATGTTGGCTCACTGATGACCTGGTATCGTCATGCATACACCAGTGACTTACAGTTTGTTGGATGTAAcctcacatacacacacatatgtggTTTGACTGATGCATTCCAGGAAACCTAATACTGATTAGCATTAGTGTTACATTTATAAGATAATATATGTGGCTTTTCAGGCGGTTGGCCTTCTGTAGGGAATCGGGTTCCAAGGTTTTCATCTGGATATGTTTGAGTAATGGAAGCTTCAGCATACACATGCATTCAAGCTCGCTCACTCTGCTGATTTTACTCTGTGGTGGCAGAAAATTTGCTCAGCAACTTGGGGATCAATCTGAGGTGGGAATTGTTGCCCCTGCTGGTAAATCTCAGTGTGACCCTGTGTTGCTTTAAAGGAAATCTGTTTAAAGAACTAATTTTAAGCTTGTTATTTAAAGCTttacaacagaaatatttacaCAACCTAGTTATACAGCttttaactgaaaaatgaaGCCTTTTCTCACAAAAGCAGATAACATGATCCCTGCCTCAGATGGGTCACTAGCTCCTTGTTTCTGCCATAGGAGACAGGTGTGCATTCCCCTGAGTGGCTGTCACTGCTTTCATACCATTAGTCTAATAGAATTAAGGTTTTTATCTGATTTTCCCACCACAATGGCTACTCTGCCATTTTTAGTCCTGCTCTCTATCTGTAGAATCTATGTATTTATCCTTGTGATAACTAGCTCAGAGCTTGTATTGGCATGTCATGTGATCTGTTTTGGGAGTTTCTGAAATGTTAGAAGAGGGACAGACAGATAGTCGGAtacgtttaaaaaaagcttcttcTCTCCTTTCCTTCTGCTGTCTTTGAAGTGGTTTTCCTGCTTCTTTCTCCAGCAGCCCAGTTGTCCGAGTGAAGGGTCCCCCCCAGTGCATTTCAGTCAACTTCTGCAGATTGTTGGTCCCGCAGGGGAAGGAAGGGGGAAGAAAGGAAGTCGAGAAAGGATGCACTTAAAAGAGCTCTGCCGTGCTCACTCAGGAAAGGAGCTTAAGGGAGGGCGATCCTCCTGTGACTTTTCTCATCACTCTGTACTCTGGCCTCACTAAGTGATGAGGTTCACAGGCTGCATCTGAATTTCTCCAGAGAGTcatgtgcatgtatgtgtgcgTACATACAGTAGTCGTGGCTGTCGAGGAATGATCTGAGACTTTGCGGCGCTGTCTTTTCAGTTTTCACGTGGATGTCCTTCGACGACTTTAGGAGCAAGAATCTGACAATCGGTGTAGGTCAGTTTGACTAGAGAGGCTCTCTTAATAGAGGAGGagctaattagccaaaacttccatatgatttatttataaagatgtaGAGTCCCATTTTCCTAAACACTGAGAGGTTCTTTCaagattatttttagattaaaacaaaaactaaagtttatgGAAACAGTTGTCCTGttgatatttatatatttttttatctatacttttttaatttatgcaaCTCTTATTCAAAACAATCATATTTATTATACCTTatatcattaaattaaatattaactttacTTAAAAGGAATCTGCTGCAAACAGGATTGCTTACTGTTTTTTACATGATCAGTGGATGCAGGCCACATGCGTACGCAACCTATTAAAGTGGTATACACAAACACCCATTAATAATGTGTGACATGTCAAGCTAAAGGCCATTGCAGATGAATGGTAGCATTTTTCAGTGTGGGTTTGTGCTCTGATTTGTACTTTCTGGTGTAAGACAGCCCACCACTGCTCAATACGGCGACTCTCCGGTGTCCTATCACGTTTGTAGCGAGATGCACCTTTGCTCATTTAAGACACTTTCCATAAATCACTACTTTACCCTGATTGTCACATCTGAGCTACACACCTGGAGAAATTATCTTACTTTATGCAGACATTATGTGTAACAAACTCTTTTGCACCGCTTCTTCTGTCGTATTGTGAATCTTTATCTTTTTACTTCCTGGTAACAAGACAGGAGACGCTGTTCAAGACCTCTGCTTTGTTGTGAAAACGATCCTCTCCAGCATGCTCAGTAACCACTCAAAGCCCTTCAGCACACAAAAGTTCTTTCAGTTGACCAGTCTGGGGGGAAAACGGGTAATTCTAGTGGAGTGCAGTGACTACCTGTCTTACACAAAGTAACAACCTGCACACAAAGATAAAGGATGAAAGAGGAGGGAAAAGAATGGACAAGAAGTTAGGAAATACTCCACAACTGGAGTACCTACTTAGCACAGGAGAAGGAAGCCAAACACTGCATGAGAAACTAATAGAGGAAGGTAGCCTTCAGGGCAAGAGGTCCTCTTAGCTTTATGAGGTAAAGACAGCAAA from Oryzias melastigma strain HK-1 linkage group LG16, ASM292280v2, whole genome shotgun sequence includes the following:
- the mindy3 gene encoding ubiquitin carboxyl-terminal hydrolase MINDY-3 produces the protein MSELNKEVVDLVWGRTSDGGVSASIFRRWTQGFVFSENEPTALEQFEGGPCAVIAPVQAFLLKNILFNRESSNWRQLSEEEQKTALCSTLSEILESACASLSTGFCMVTWAKGHSPHSSKLTSTEPESQVQTQDKPESSKPVQEQQPTYLAAEDLSFERFHSVLHKRTVLSASDLREEVLSLYHSWRGCCGVLLFLYSVILTKGIENIRNEIQDPTEPLIDPVHGHGSQSLVNLLVTGHAVSNVWDGDRECSGMKLHGIHKQASVGFLTLMESLRYCKVGTFFKSPKFPIWILGSETHLSVFFTKEMSLVGPESPSEQARRVFQSFDPEDNGFIPESLLEDVMKALDLVSEPEYVSLVKTKLDPENLGVILLGPFLLEFFPDQDSGIPDSFPIYHYNGLKQSNHKERVEYVEGTALILGFEDPMVRTDDTPVKRCLQTKWPYIELLWSTDRSPSLN